From Topomyia yanbarensis strain Yona2022 chromosome 1, ASM3024719v1, whole genome shotgun sequence, one genomic window encodes:
- the LOC131676040 gene encoding uncharacterized protein LOC131676040 has translation MDSICLQCSEPVTTLNQLKCQGFCDRIMHLSCSTLTRPKLDMINDSANIFWLCGSVDLMKSSAVNAAFTALSEAFRLLTDAHETALEALKVEMEKTRKSVESATTLPATPISWPVPNRSGAKRARETEDDKYLSKSDVPSLTCGKKKGDVAKVPTITVQPVTSKCWIYLSQIATTVSEDEVGAMIKECLSTDDPVEMKKLVKKDANLSGLNFISFKIGVDPQLREMALNAETWPDGMYFREFIDFRQERTNDGKHGFRKTPRLG, from the coding sequence ATGGATTCGATCTGCCTGCAGTGCTCCGAGCCGGTAACCACTTTGAATCAGCTGAAATGCCAAGGATTCTGCGACAGAATCATGCATCTATCGTGTTCAACGCTCACTCGTCCAAAATTGGACATGATTAACGACTCAGCGAATATATTCTGGCTTTGCGGCAGTGTGGATTTAATGAAATCCTCCGCAGTGAATGCAGCTTTTACAGCATTGAGCGAAGCGTTCCGTTTGCTGACCGACGCACATGAAACAGCGCTTGAAGCATTAAAGGTTGAAATGGAGAAAACCAGAAAATCAGTGGAATCCGCAACGACATTGCCTGCAACTCCCATATCATGGCCCGTTCCAAACAGATCTGGAGCCAAACGTGCTCGCGAGACGGAGGATGataaatatctttctaaatCCGATGTCCCCAGCCTAACGTGTGGCAAGAAAAAGGGTGATGTAGCAAAGGTACCCACAATCACTGTTCAACCCGTTACTAGTAAATGCTGGATTTATTTGTCGCAAATTGCCACCACCGTTTCCGAAGATGAGGTTGGTGCTATGATTAAGGAGTGCCTTTCAACGGACGATCCGGTCGAAATGAAGAAGTTAGTGAAAAAAGACGCCAATTTGAGCGGGCttaatttcatttctttcaaaattggtGTTGATCCTCAACTTCGTGAAATGGCTCTCAATGCCGAAACTTGGCCGGATGGGATGTATTTCCGCGAGTTCATCGACTTTCGGCAAGAACGTACTAATGACGGGAAGCATGGGTTTCGGAAAACACCTCGACTGGGATAA